GGATAAGCTCAGAGGTGGAGCTATGTGTACTCCAGCCCCCCGAACTTTGACCATGTTTTGAAGGTAAAAATCTGGATGGCTTAGGTTCAAAAAGTTTGGATATAGATGGGTTGTGGGAGATGGTACCAAAATTAGGTTCTGGGAGGCCATTTCGTTtaggacatctcctccttctatCCAATTCTGGCCCTTGTATTGCATTTGTCACCAGCAATGCTCTCACATTTGGGACTCACCTTTATGAGGAACTCTTCTTGTGCTATGATGGAATCCTTGTATATCCTTGAACAAATTGTGACTCTCATTTGGCAACATGAATCTAAAGGTGAATATTCAACCAGTTCTTTGTATAGCATTATCAACTTTAGGGGTGTTCAACCCATATACATACCGTTTGTCTGGTATATTTTGGTGCCCCCCTAAAGTTCAAGTTTTCCTCTGGCTATTATCTCAGAACAAGCTTATGACTAGCAGATGGGTCTTTGTAGTCGATCTCTTCCGGCGTGTTTGAGGGGTCGTCGTGCCTCACTTTGTCTTTCTGAAGTCGGAGCTGCTGAGGAGGGTCCCTTGCGGTGATGATGACTAATACCTCCTTTTAGTGATTCGATAatgcaatagaaaagtgtatccCACACCTATTTCCCCAGAGGAGACCCTGGGTTATTGAACCACGAAAGGAAGATCCCCTTGAAGCAATGGTCTCTAGCAAGCTTTTGTCAAAGGATCAATTCCAGCTTTTGACCGGATCAATTAAGCAAACAGTGATTCAAACACTTATAATAAAAAGAGGTACGTGTATGAGGTTTTAATGCTTACAACCATGTATTTGTGTTGGTACTAGATATGATCTTAATTTGTGCGCCGGAAGTTGCTCACTGAGATGTGCTTGTTACGAACCGAAGTGGGAGATGTGTCTGAATAACATCTTGACCGACATGAGTCATGCATCAAGAATCAATTGCCCTACCACAGGCCCTATCGGTCGCGCAGAGTTGCCTTGATAATTAAGATAATGAAATCAGACAAGAGCTTTGGGCATTTAATGACTACACCTCATGTATCCCCAAGGATAGGATCCATGTTACCCTACTAAACCTTAATGTCACTGGTGTTCTGTACAACTCTTCACGGTCTCCTTGCTCCTAGCCTCACTGTGACTCGATCTCCATGATCCTGGGTACCTGCAGGGATGAAGATCGCAGACAAGACAAGAGACATCTATGGAACAATTTTATTGCACACATACGGGGTGTTAACTCAAAGCCCTTCCATTGATCCCCACAATAAATATAGAGGGTTGCAAGACCTATGCCTCAACCCATACCTTACCAAACTACTCACGTATGGAGATCAGATCGCGAGAAGAAAACATTGAAGAATACATATTGAAGATTGATTGATTGCAAATATGTCTTACAATGGATGCCTTGTGCGATGCACGATTACAAGTATGAACTAGACGAGGAAGCACTATGGTGGGGATGGTGGCTATGGAGATGGAAATGGCGACTACTAGGGTTTGtggatgaagatgatgatgataaTGTTCTGGCTTCTGTCGATGCTCACCTGTTGACATGTCTATGGGGTCCTCTTTATAAAAGTTGTTCAAGTGGACAATCTGCCTCAGTTTCCATGCCATACGGGCGCTTTCGTCCGTATGGAATGTCGTCTTTTGTGCTATCTTTGCAGACACGCCTCTTGTTGTTTCCTTCTTTCTTCATTTCCCTTCCTTTCCATTTCCACGCATGATTTCTTCCCTTTTTAGCCCATTTTGTGTGGAAAGACATCAAAGAGAGGATTTGTGGAATCCTTTGCATTCATTAGTCATTAGTGGTAATATCAGAGCGAATATCACTTTTTAAATGAAATATATCGGTTTAAACTAAGGTAGATGAGTGTAAAAATATCACTCATCAATGACACGAGACAGGTGGTCGTTTCCGGCGCTGGCTCAGCGCAAGCCCAATGCTTTTCTCCCGCAATGCTCGTCAAGAGAGCCGGAACTGCCTGGTCACCGGCGCGTGCGGTTGACTGTTTGGCATTTATAGGTGCGGACCTCCATGCTTGTTTGCGGTGAGGGCTACATCAAGGTCGTCAATGGTGGAGTCGAGTCACCCTTGCGGAGGAGTGAGCACGATGACACCGGACTGCAATCTCGATGACGCTTTTCTCCTCGACGGCCTGTGTTCATTCTTGTGTGGGTTGCCAGGTCGCCATGTGTGCCTTGTTTTTCAGACGTGGTGTGATGGTTTTTGCCGGTTTTCCATTAGTTAACCGGGCAACTCTCTTCGATCTTTTTTGAATGAATCAGATACTAAGGGGAGGGCCGCGTTTCAAAGAAAAAACTGCAGAAAAGGAGTATCATCAAACCACTAGACTGTGTTTTCTGTTCATAGCATGACACCATCTCACTTCTTTTCTTTGATTGTGTGGTTGGTAAAGAACTTTGGAAGCATCCCTCTAGTGTTGTCAAAATTAATGTGGGTGCTGGTTACTTTTCTATTGCTAGATTTTGGCCCGCGGATAACAAAACATAGTTGGCCTGAGAATAACATCAATCATGTCTAGTAGCTTATTCTAGGATGTGTTTGGTTAGAGGGACATGCTAGTGTGGTTATGGGTATCCCCAACCGCCCATTTAGGGATAGACATTTTTTTGTTTGGTTGGTGTGTGAGGTTAGCCATGTTTTGTTTGGTTTGGACTTTGGATGATGAATCATGGTTGGGGATAACCATTCCTGGAAGAAAATCAAGGATATCAAAGAGATGTCCCCTCGCTCCCCGGCCCCTTTGTCCATTGAGCTGCTGTTGCACAACAAACTAAGGATTAACACTTTGGAGAGCTACCCCTACCCCGCGTCCGACCCCGCGTCGTCCTCAACCGGGCGACACGGGGGACACAACTACCAGCCGCCGCCGGCCTCTCCCTCACCTCCCTCCCTACCCCCGCCGCTGCCGGAGGAGGCCGGCcgacggcggacggcggcggcggggcgtccTTAGAGTTTCCTTCCTTTTTCCCCTCGCCCTAGCTCATTCTCCCATCCCCACATCCATGTCGATCTGATCTGATCTGATTGCTAAGACAACCCTGGCCAAGATAGTGGCGCCAATCTCGCCGTGGACAGCGGCGTTCAGTCACAACGGCGAGGCGCGCGCCCCTCCAGCCGCGGTCGTCCATAGTGACGGAGGCGAGGGGCATGATGCCATCCGCGGCTGCCCACAGATGTTTCTTGTCTGGTACAGTTGTGTGGCCTTTTCCCGGGATCTTCGGCGCTAAGCACGGATCACAGTGACGAGGTACAAGCGGCGGCACCACCACATCGTATTATCCACCTCGTCGGCCAAAAATTAACGGAGGTGGATATGTCTAGATGGATTGAAGGCCAGATGTTCTACACACGTATACTGTGTGAACTTGGTAATGGCGGTGATGTAGAAGAAGACTGGATGGGACAGATCGAAAGAAGTTTGCGTGTTGGACAATTGGAATTTTGCAGCAGTAATCTCGACGAGTGGGGCAGCAACACTGGCAGACTTCGTTCTTGGTGGTCTCAGTTTCCGGGGTGAAAACCCTAGGTCTTGTACCTGACAATGGCGGCTTCCTAGTCGTttccttgttgaaggcattgtttGGAGATTGGACCTTCTCCAGGGTGAAAATCCAGGATCTGACTGTGATAGTTGGACCGGACGACGATAGTATTTGTGCACTATAACCTTTCTGAAGGCGTCGTTTTTGGAGAATCCTTTTCGGAGTCTACGTGTTGCCATCACTAGTGGTGCTCTTGCAGCTGTGAGCCTTTCTTTGTTTCGACGGGGCCTTTGTTTTTTTCTCTTCTTTTATTTTTTGGTCGTGTGCATCCGTGATGTCTAGAGACTAGAGTTGCTCTAGATATTATGCTGTTGCAGAGGCTGGGTGTAATTGGTAGCATCTTGATATTAATATATTCCCTTTGTCGAAAAAAAACACTTTGGAGAGAAAAATCAAGGGGAGGTAGCACGCACCAGTACACCACGCACACGCAACATAGCATGCGCAGACCACACACACCACGCCTAGTGAGTACATCCTGCATGCGCATACGACACATACCACGGCCGGTGAGTACATCACGCATGCCCAGCCGGAGAGAAACCGCCTCCATCCCTAGGGCTCCAACGGCCGCGCGCGACACTCACTGGTGTCTGCCGCCTCCATGACCTATGCCGGGTTAACGTTGCAACCCCGATGCACATAGATGGTCGATAGAGGAAGAAGAGATGGCACGACAAGTAAAGAACGCAAGGAGAGACCCATGCCGTCGCCTCTCACCTCTCAATTACCGTGCTCCGATCTATTGGTGCCGCTGTAGAGAAAAGAGAGATGAAAAGGGGAGAGATAGGGTTGGCCTTTTGTGTGAGAGGTGAACGAAATAAGACCGAGAAAACGTTTCGCGGCCTGCCTTTGCATCGTGCGTGCGCTCAGGATGCCCAGATCTGCGAGATTTTCGCGGACAGGTAGAGCCTCGTTTTGCGGGAATATTCCGAGCATCCGGCCATCCCTATTCCTACTCACCCACCAACCAAATACTAACAAGTATCCATGCAAAAGTACGATTATCCCTATCCCGAACAGTGATAACCCATCATCTAAACACATCCCTGTAGTCATCGCCATGGATGTGGTTGCAGCAAAAAAAACTCGATCTACTTCCCCAACAACTCGCAATGCCCTAAACACCTCGGTTGAAAAACACCCCGCACCGCCGCTACACCTCGCCGTTGTTCTTGGTTGCAACTCTTATTTGCACGAGCGTGAAAGCAAAAAATGTTGACACCGGTGGTAGCAAAAATTGACAATAATCGCAGCAAAAACCACATAGTTGTGGGTCTCGGTAACATCATGAGAAAATGAATGTAACAAATCAACAAGGCGGTAGTAGCAAAAGAAAATGGTTGTAGCAAAATCGATACaatggttccagcaaaaaagTACATGGAAGCAAAAAATTGATTAGTTCCAGCAAAAATCGAAGACATTTGTAGCAAAAAAACACTGATTCCAGCAGGGAAACAAGCATGGTAGCAATTTTTTTGGTTTGTTCTAATAAAAACCCAAATACTTGGTAGCAAAATTTGAAACTAGTTCCAGCAAAAAAAACACACTTGGTTGCAGCAAAAAGAAACTGGCCGAGATCTCCAGCACTTTATCGACGTACCTCCAACATCTTGAACGCCGGCCGCTGCGGGGTCTCCGGCACTTGTATCCGTGGTCTCCAGCACCGGTGGGTGCTGCTTGCAGCACTTGTCGCGTCGCTAATCTCGTGGGGAGGAGCACGCCGCTGCTGATGGACCCAAAAAAAAAAGGAATGCACGCGCCGAGCTATGGGGTTCTTCTCTCATAGCGAAGGGGAGGAGGTAGAAAGAAAGAGATGAGAACACGTTGGGTGGTGAGGAGATGAGCGAAGAGGAAGGCCACAGGAATGAGGGGTGGACAGCGCAGTAAAAACGATAAGATTGACCCTATAGCGATGCATGGGGCCCTAGCATGCATCGTGACATGTCTTGATCCAACATGCAGTGCACGTCCGGCGTAACGCTTCGCCCGGCGGGCCAGCAGCAAACGTTTTTTTTAATTAGCAGCAAACGTTTAAAAAAAAGGCGTGGCCTCCTCAGTTTTTTTTGTTGAGAATCCTCAGTTTTTTTCTTGAGACACACCTACCCAGCTTTAGGGAAAAACAAGTCGATATCTAGGCCCAGCACTCACCGCGACTCAGGAATGGATGCAGCCCATGGCCCAGGAGCTCACGCCTCAGTCCGCACACACCACGCAGCAACGCAGCACTCGACGACTCAGCGGGGCGGCGGTTGCGTGACAGCGGGGCGGCGACTGCTGAGTCGTCGAGTGCTGCGTTGCTGCGTGGTGTGTGCGGACTGAGGCGTGAGCTCCTGGGCCATGGGCTGCATCCATTCCTGAGTCGCAGTGAGTGCTGGGCCTAGATATCGACTTGTTTTTCCCTAAAGCTGGGTAGGTGTGTTTCAAGAAAAAAACTAAggattctcaaaaaaaaaattgaggaggccACGCCTTTTTTTTTAACGTTTGCTGCTAATTAAAAAAAAACGTTTGCTGCTGGCCCGCCGGGCGAAGCGTTACGCCGGACGCGCACTGCACGATTGGATCAAGACATGTCACGATGCATGCTAGGGCCCCATGCATCGCTATAGGGTCAATCTTATCGTTTCTACTGCGCTGTCCACCCCTCATTCCCGTGGCCTTCCTCTTCGCTCATCTCCTCACCACCCAACGTGTTCTCATCTCTTTCTTTCTACCTCCTCCCCTTCGCTATGAGAGAAGAACCCCATAGCTCGGCGCGTGCATTCCTTTTTTTTTTGGGTCCATCAGCAGCGGCGTGCTCCTCCCGCGGCGCCACCCACCGGCCACGGGGACTGCGGCACACATCAGCCGCCGCCCACGGCCGGACGGCCCACCGGCACACCGCACACAGCAGCAGGGCGAGTCGGAGTCGGCCAGCCCACGACTCCACGCGGCCACAAGTACACGTAGCTACCACCGGCAACTCAGGCAACACCCAAAAATGAGCTCCTTCTTGAATTTGATCCTATCGTACCCTCAATCTCTCCAATTCTCCTGAATCACTGCAATATTCACATATAATTTCTTTGAATCATTCCCAATTTTGGTCCCCTAAATTTTTTTGACGCGTTCTTCTTCCCCTAAATTTCACTCAGGTCATCATCTATTCATCTCGTTACCAATATGCTAGCATAAACAATTCACTTAATTGTTGTTTACAGATTACAAATTGTAGTATATGTAGCTATGTGCAAGGCCAGTCAAAATTGTAGTGCCTGGCAAATTATCACACACTCCCACGCATCCTCTGTACAATGtaagggagtagtaaattttttgGCATAACTTCTTTTAATCTGCTCACTTGATCTTGTAACAAACAAGAAGATTTAGTTTGTAATGCAAATGATTTagtttgaatattttgtgtgttCTTTAGCATGGCCCACCAAGCAATTTGTGTGAAGCTCCGCTACTGTCTGTGGGGTAACGGGGCTAGACAATGGCACTGAGGGTGCTATGTTTAGaggccttgtacaatgggagatgcttagaggggtgcttagaaaaataaaccgagattttctgaagcaccggtgcctatttctacaggagagacgcttagttaagcgtctaccctgtacaaataagcaccggtgcttaaggaaagtctggtttatttctctaagcacctCCCCTAAGCACCTCCCATTGTACAGGGCTTAAAAGCATTTCCATTACTGGAGCCCTGTCTAGATATTCCTGTGGGTACTGCTCCTTCGCGTCCATTCTCCCCAACTGTGCTAACCAGGGTGCCGAAGACCTCCCCACTCAGCCCAGCTTCCCCTCTGGAGCTGGCCGGCTCTCCAACCCAGTCGCCGATGAGGAAGACCAGGACTTCCTCGACATTGGTGGTGCCGCTGGAAATGCAAGCCATATGACGGAGAGCTGCCTAACTACTAGAAGATGTCTTTCCGCCTAGCACTGGGTTTCATATGCTTTAATTTGGGTGATAGGCTTTGGATGTGTCTAGTTATCTGCTACTTCTAGCTACTTTAGCCTTTCTAGACGTTCTTGCTGTAGCTTCCGAATCCTCGACCTTTGTTTGGAATTTGTGGTTTCATATATACCGGAAGGGCCTTTTGAGCCTTCCGGATGATCTAAAAATTATAAAGTAAAACGAGACTGGAAGGAAGTGAATGGCCAAGCATCATCGATTTCAGTGATACAAAGGATATATATGCATGTCTGCGGGAATGCATCCAAAGGATGACATTTACATGTAAAGAGAGAGAAGGGATGCGACTTCTTGGGGTCGGACTTCGCTAGCGACGTTTTACAATAGATATGTGCTAATTTATCCCTAACAATTAGATCATTGTGGCGGAAGCTTTCCTTCTAGGAAGGATGAGAATAGCGCTAGGGCCCTGCGGGGCTGATAGTAAGGGACCATGTGCCCCGCTCCTTTGACTGTTGCAAACACCAGGCCCTTGTACCCAACCACATAGCCGGCAACCTGCCATTTCAGGAAGGAACCAGTAAACAATTTTTAGCTTCATTCGCATGTAGCTATAGGAATTAGGAAATAATAATGTAATCTGAAGTTCTCTACTGTTCAGTTCAGCGTTAGTCAGGTGATCAGCCGTGGATTCTTTACCTCATTGTTGACGCGCCATGGGCGCCAAGATGTTTCTGTGGGCAGGTCAAGAATGTCCAGTGCGTATTGGGTCGAGGTCACAGAACATACTGCATCCATATCACCACTGGTACACAAGGGTGCAGTTGATCAGGGATTAATAAGACATTAACAATTGATTGCTTCGGTACTTGAGAACCAGAATCCCGGggctatatatataggagtaccTGTACAGCCATACCCTTGTGCCACTTGAAATGAGTTTCCTGATCGATGGCAGCACGGTCTCCGGTGAATCTTTCCAGTTATCGAATACAAGTTGACTGCTTGAGTGAGACATTGAAATCGATTAGGAACATATTCTAAGTCTAATACAAGTTGATTGCTTTCCAGTTATCGAATTTTCCTTGATATTCCTTTAGTACGAGGTTGCTTGATACCGAAGACTGAGAAAATTCCCAGCAGTAAAAAAGGTTTATGCATAATTTCAGATTGATGCCCCTGCACAAGCAAAAGTATAGTCTGTATAGGGTGAAGAATCTTATGCCATTATGCCCTCTTTATTGTCCACTTTTTAATACCTACCGTGGTCTGTGGTTCACAGAGTCTTAATCTTTGATGGCTGGCTTATATAGATTATAGGTACCTTTTTGGCAGTAAAGCAAATCGGAAGTGAGTGATGGGAGGCTTACAAGTACTTCTCTAGTGATGAAGTTCTTAGGGTCAGTCATATAAATAATTTGTAATTTGTACTTAAATGTATGGATTACCTTTTCAGATAGCCCTAAGAAAACAAAAGAATGGAATTATTGCTGGGAAATAATTGTGCCTAAAATTGGCTGCAAAAATTTGAAACCTACTTGGGTATTCCAATCTTTATACCTGCAATCCGTCCATGGGTAGTTCAACCCTGTTGTGTTTGCGTGTAGGGCTCTTTGGACCTCAGGACGATTTAGATAAGATGAGACATAGTGATTTGTGCATGGATCACCGAACACCACCTTACATTACATTGGTCAGCCACAAATTCAGTATCCCAAGAGGCATATATGTAAGAAACGGGATTTGACAAATATGTGGATTAATGTGTTTAATTGTGTATACCGGGTCACTTGATCTGAGAGGACTGGAGGCATCACGGCATATTGGTGCATAGATGTTGTAGTCATCAACATTACCCTTCTCCTTtatggccaagttcatggcattATCACAATCTTTAGTATATGTCCCGTTGAAGCCACAGTTGGCCTGTACAGTTCTGTAGGTTTTTCCAGAAATCATAGCATGCATCCAGAAGTAGTCAAACGTCGCTCTTAGAGTCAAATTGTATTGCAAGTCTGCGTTGCCGATCTGACCAAATTTCAGAGTGGTATCATTGATTAGAATCTTACTGGCATTAGAAGTTTCAAAACAGTTATTGTTAAACACTTACAGCAACACCTTTAAGCTTGACATTAGTCGCGCCTCTGGCTCTGTTGTTAGAAATAATCAAATTAGCTAGCTCTGGTACATAGTGGCCAGCATAACTCTCGCCGGTTATGAAGAAATCACGGTCTCGGTACTTGGGAAATCTCTCCAGCCAATTGACAAGGAAGGTGTACGCATCATCTGTGCTTCTTTTGTCACCAGTGTTGTGATAGTCTGATGTCGTGTTGGAGTATGAGTACCCAACACCGGCTGGGATCTCAACAAACAGCATATTTGCTACTGCATTTGTGGATGAAGACTGGTAAATTCATCTGGGTATAAATGCGACCTCTTTGTTAACAATTAAATATGGGCAGGCTGGAATGAATTTACCTGTGTTCCATGCATGTTTTTTCTTGTACAGTGTCTTGTTATCACTATGGACAGAGAAGGGTCCAAGTTCTAGCATGGCTCCAGCTCCAAAGGATGAACAACCAGGGCCTGCAAACCTCATTAGCAATAGTCCTCAAAGAAGGTTTGTAACAGGATTCAATCTCAAGTGCACATCTGCATCGTTGCTGGTCTCACTCACATAGTTTTATGGTTAAATTATACTGCAAGTTTATGGATAAGCAGAGCACATATAACATACCTCCATTCATCCATAGGACTAGTGGTTTGTTGGAAGGATCTTGAGGAGCCTCAGCAAAATAGTAGAACAAAGCCCTTCCAGCATTTGCATCCACCGTGACATATCCTGCATATTGTGTGAATTCCGCTTCCTCCATCTGGCctggcattgctatgatcttatCCCTCTTTCGCTGATAATCTTGTGAGCCACCATGGACTGAAGAACTAGAAGGGCTCTTGCTCGCAGATGCATGCTGTTTTGCTGGAACATATTTCCTGGATATTTCCAATTGATCAAACTCAATAGGGTGTTTGGGCTTGTTGCCGGTAGCTGTGTCTGCCACACAGAGGCAGAACAAGGACCAAAGTACTACTAGTAGGCCTCTTTTCATCTTGATAGGAAGCGTGTGCATGTGTGTTCGGGGTCCTGTGCTGTGTTGCCATTGGCCAATCTTCATTTATAGCGGGACATTCTATTTGCAGCACAATTATGGGAGTCCTCCAAGGAAACCATAATCTTGTTGATTCTTTGACCTTTGCCCCCTCCAAGTTGGCACTCAAAGGCACTTAATATTCCATCTTTGTCATGGCATCTATGTTTGTGTTGTCATTTGTCAATGGTGTTCTTGTTCAATTAAACTGATGGTTCCTTTTCGTCGACTGTGATATAACAAAATCAGCATGATTCCCGGAGGACCTATTCCCAGCTCAGGCCAGATTGGGGGTGTTTCATCTATCACAATATGTATTAAGTGCATTGTCCACATCATGGTGGCAATGCCACCCTCTTTTTTTAACAACAATAGCACGAGTACGTCTGACCTTCACTGAAGGAGATCTCTCATACACCGTCGTAAGCTTCTTGTACACTCAACTGTATCCTCAAGATTCCCGGGGAACCTTTACCTTTAGTTTACTTTTCTGATGGGTTGTGTATTCCGGCCCAACTAAAATCGAGTTTAAAAAGAAGGCTGTTTCATTGCATAATTGCCCCATAAAGCTGGAATACATAAATTTCTCATGTCCTTTATCCAATTCTGGTTTAGTGCAACTGGTCATCGTCATACATACATTGtattgttagaattaatgggctaggcccatagcaatttctgaaatcgcaaagcccatgtgtaaaatggcaagtggtggtgctaagtttagtcccaccttggaagttgaaaaagagttggacctctttatatagtgggttctctccaccactctaagtggtgtgtgagaagagaaagggaaaaccacacgcaCGCGCTCGAGGCGAGGcgaatggtccgccgaaatccggtccgtctccttgcaggagcgcagcttccttttgccgttttatttttatgtcttggcagacaagtttttgatttcttgtccggtaagtatacgaattagaaaccgagtcggtttgggattgtggtcgcgacacaataccgcctctggtcctaatatatatacagctaccggctgcggccagagacacaccgaaaaacacctagggttttgcctcatctcacaacttgcgccgccatcgtagtctactccatcccaaacgccggcgtgcatcggcgcgtgggagagcaggtctccggaaccgttcgtctttgcgatcctgcaccgggagaggacgaattaggtttttgggaagcgctgtgcacgactgctcaaattcgtcatcacgggtcgtcttccgtccaagtcgggcggtgctactcatcgtcgtattcatcgccgtcagcagcagatcgtcgccaacatcatcatcaacactgtcgcacccataatagctaacgatcagtacgtccaacatcctctgttcatgtctgtttctacagctattgttacgtgtttgctgctgttatgcatgtcttgctgttcttctagtttgctagattattgcatgctaggatctcttctagtcatgaattatttactggaattaatcatgaacttgcctaatattccaacaatccaaaaacctaattctaggcaatttcctgagttaactatggctggattcgctgatgcactgaggccggataagtttaccggtgtgcactttaagaggtggcaggtgaagaccacgctctggcttactgctctgaaagttttccacgctagtgttggtgctccagagggaatgaccgacgaagatcggagaaaattccaggaagccaatactatgtttgtgggatgcattctgagtgttcttgctgaccgtctgtgtaatgtgtacatgcacataaacgacggaaaaattctgtgggatgcactgaatgcaaaattcggtgcaacagatgcaggcagtgaactgtacatcatggagagttttcatgactacaagatggtgaataaccgttctgtggttgaacaagctcatgagatacagtgcattgtgaaggaacatgaactccttaaatgtgttctacccgacaaattcgtggctgggtgcatgattgcaaaattgcctccttcatggaggaatttcgccacaactctgaagcataagagacaggagatatcagttgaaaatctgattgcatctcttgatgttgaagaaaaagctcgggctaaagataccactgaaaaaggaggtgaggttcagcctactgctaacatggtgcagaggtacccacagaacaagaacaaagggaagaacaaacatgttttcaacaagcctaccaagactactatcttcaagaagaagaagttcaacaaggctgagctagagtgctacgcctgtgggaagcctggacacttttccaaggaatgccctgaacgtgcagaccgcagagggaaaacaagctccaagactgtcaacatggtgaccgctagcaatactgatgggtatggtaatttacctattgtgctttcagtatttcaatcatcttcgtggtggattgattcgggtgctaacgttcatgtatgtgctgacatctccctgtttacttcttatcaggtcgcaagggattcttccgtcctaatggggaatgggtcacatgcttctgttcgtggcattggcacggtggatctgaagtttacttcgggaaagatcgtgcaactaaggaacgtgcagcatgtccctactatgaacaagaatctagttagcggctcccttctatgtcgagatggatttaaggtagttttagagtccaataaagtaatcgtgtcaagatttggacaatttataggaaaaggctatgagtgcggaggcttgttccgcttttctctttcagatttttgcaataagtcaataaaccaaatttgtgctaatgttaatgatgatgcgagtatttggcactctcgtttatgtcatattaattttggtttaatgtctcggctatccagcatgagtttaattccgaacttcacagttgccaaaggttctaagtgccatagttgtgtgcaatctaggcaacctcgaaagcctcataaggctgccgaggagagaaacttg
This genomic window from Aegilops tauschii subsp. strangulata cultivar AL8/78 chromosome 4, Aet v6.0, whole genome shotgun sequence contains:
- the LOC109736461 gene encoding serine carboxypeptidase 1; translation: MKIGQWQHSTGPRTHMHTLPIKMKRGLLVVLWSLFCLCVADTATGNKPKHPIEFDQLEISRKYVPAKQHASASKSPSSSSVHGGSQDYQRKRDKIIAMPGQMEEAEFTQYAGYVTVDANAGRALFYYFAEAPQDPSNKPLVLWMNGGPGCSSFGAGAMLELGPFSVHSDNKTLYKKKHAWNTVANMLFVEIPAGVGYSYSNTTSDYHNTGDKRSTDDAYTFLVNWLERFPKYRDRDFFITGESYAGHYVPELANLIISNNRARGATNVKLKGVAIGNADLQYNLTLRATFDYFWMHAMISGKTYRTVQANCGFNGTYTKDCDNAMNLAIKEKGNVDDYNIYAPICRDASSPLRSSDPVVFGDPCTNHYVSSYLNRPEVQRALHANTTGLNYPWTDCSQLVFDNWKDSPETVLPSIRKLISSGTRVWLYSGDMDAVCSVTSTQYALDILDLPTETSWRPWRVNNEVAGYVVGYKGLVFATVKGAGHMVPYYQPRRALALFSSFLEGKLPPQ